In the genome of Candidatus Margulisiibacteriota bacterium, the window TCTCCGGGTCGCCTAAACGGGCGTTGAACTCGAGGACCATTGGTCCTTTCTTCGTCACCATCACTCCAGCGTAGATCACTCCCTGATAAACGATCCCCTCCTGCTTCATCCCATTAACAAAAGGCTTCAGGACGTTAACATCGATCTCCGACATTAAATGTTCGGTCACGACCGGCGCCGGCGAATAAGCCCCCATCCCGCCGGTGTTGGGCCCTTTGTCCCCGTCATTGATCCGCTTGTGGTCCTGCGAAGAAGCGAGCGGGATGATCGAATCGCCGTCAGTTAGAGCGATGATCGAAGCCTCTTCCCCGACCAGACATTCTTCAATGATCACCCGGTCGCCGGCCGAGCCGAATTCTTTCTTCTCCATGATCAACTTGACCGCTAGGGTCGCCTCGGTTTTTTTCTGGCAGACCATGACCCCTTTCCCCGCCGCCAAGCCATCCGCTTTGACGACCAGCGGCGCCCCCATCTGCTCAATGTAAGCTAAGGCTTCAGGTAGTTTAGAAAAGATCCCGGCCTGGGCGGTCGGGATGCCGTATTTGATCATGAACTCCTTGGAGAAAACCTTGCTCCCCTCGATCCGGGCCGCGGCCTGGCAAGGGCCAAATATCCTTAGCCCCTCTTTAGTAAAAAGGTCAACGATCCCGGCGACCAGCGGGACCTCCGGACCAACAACGGTCAGGTCAATCTTTTTCTCCCGGCAGAACTTCAGCAGCCCTTTTATATCGTCCGACTGGAGCGGGACGTTCTCCGCCAGCTCGGCCGTCCCGGCGTTACCCGGCGCGCAGTAGATCTTTTCCGCCAGCGGGCTCTGGGCTATTTTCCAGACCAGCGCGTGCTCGCGGCCGCCGCTCCCCACCACTAGTATTTTCATCACTTTTCCTCCCTCAAGTCGTTCAAGGATAATTGGACCGATTCGAAACCATTATACTCGTTACTTTCCAGGTTGACCGCTAGGTCGTAGGGCTGCTGGAAGACTAAACTGTCGGCTATTTCCCCGAAGCCAAAGCCGATCGTCTCCAGGGTCACGCCGTCGCGTTCGAACCGCGCCTTGAGGTGCTTGCCACCCTTGCCGACTTTTTTCCTCTCGGTCAGCCGCATCCCCCGCAAGAGCAACAACGGCTCGGCGTTATCTTCCCCAAAGGGGGCCAGCCGCGAAAGCTCCCGGACCAGACCGAGAGAGACCTGGGACGGCGAAAGCTCCGCATCTATTTCCACCGTAGGGAGAAGTTGTTCCGGGCCGATCAGCTCCTCGACCTTGATCTTGAGCCGGCGTTTCAACTCCGGGATATTGTCGGCCGCGATCGAGAAACCGGCCGCCCCCTCGTGCCCGCCAAAATCGAGAAAGAGGTCACGGCAGGAATCGAGCAAAGCAAAAATGTTAACCCCATCGACCGAACGGGCTGACCCGCGCCCCACCCCTTCGTTGATCCCGATCAGGACGGTCGGGCGGGAATAGGCGTCAACCACCTGGGAAGCAATGATGCCGATCACCCCGGGGTGCCAATTCTGGCCGGAGAGAACGATCAGTTTATGCTCGGCCACATAAGCCGCGCTCAATTGGGCAAAGACTTCTTCTTTGATCCCAACGCCGATATCCTGGCGCCGGATATTGATCCGGTTCAACCCCTGGGCCAGCTTCTTCGCCTGCTCCGGATCGTCGGTCAGGAGGAGTTCCAGGGAATGAGAAGCGTGCTCCAACCGTCCGGCCGCGTTAAGCCGCGGCGAGAGGGCAAAATAAACATTGTTGACCGTGATCTTATCACGCAACGAAGCCGCCTCGGCCAAACTTTTCAGCCCGACCCGTTTCCGCTCGTTGATCAAGCTCAACCCGCCGACGGCCAGGATCCGGTTCTCGTCGGTTAAGGGAACAACGTCGGCCAGGGTCCCTAAGGCGGCCAAGTCGAGCAAGGAGGTAAGAAAAACGGCGTCACGCACCCCGGCGGTCTTGAGCAACGCCCAGGCGAACTTGAAAGCGACCCCGGCCCCGGCCAGATATTTCGACGGATGCTCGCCGCTGATCATTTTTGGGTTGACGACCGCTACAGCCGGCGGCAACTCTTGCGGCAGGTTATGGTGATCGGTCACAACGACAGCCATCCCCAGGCGGTTCGCTTCCGCCACTTCTTTGGCGCTGGCAATGCCGCAATCGACGGTGACGATCAACTTTACTCCAAGTGCTTCGATCTTTCTGACCGATTCGAGCGACAGGCTGTACCCTTCCCCATAACGGTGCGGGATATAATGCGCCACATCGAGACCGAGGAATTTGCAGGTGTGGACGAGAATGGCGGTGCCGGTGACGCCGTCAACGTCATAATCACCATATATCAGAACTTTTTCTCCCCGCTCTTTGGCCAGGAGGACCCGTTCAGCGCCGGTTTTTATGTTCGGGATCTCGAACGGATCACGGAGCTGGGCCAACTTGGGGTTTAGGAAGAGCTCGGCCCGCGCCAGGTCACCCAGGCCGCGGTTAACCAGGATGCTCGCCACCAGCGGAGAGACTTTCAGGGCGGTACTTAGCCGCTCAACTTCCGCCGGAGGGACTTTATGGAGTAACCACTTCTTCACGGATTTTTAGTATATCTCAAAACGCCCAGCCGTTCAAACCACTTACCCCTAACCCCTCTTCTCCCCTTCCCCCTTATTAAGGGGGAAGGGGATGGGGGATAGGGGTGAGGAAAAAAACTGGGGCCCTGGCTTAGCCAGGGCCCCGTTATGATCCCAAAAACTAATATTAGTAACTGGAATAAGCGCTGTTGTTGATCCAAACCCGTCCGTTGACGGAATCATACATCCAGCCTGTACCACCGGCCTCCGGAGTCAGGCCAAGGTTAACAGTAGTAACGTTCGAATACGGTTCGACCGGGAGGTTCCCGTCATGGAACAAGGCCGCGGTAATATTAGCAGGCATGCTGGCGTTGCCGTACGCCGCGTTGCTGGCATATTGGATCGCCACCGCCGCGCGGATGCTCCCCAGGGTACCTTTGGCTGCGTTCTCCTTCGCCTTCGATGACAGATCAATAAAGCGCGGCAGAGCGGTCGCGGCCAGGATCCCCAAGATCACGATAACCATCACAAGCTCAATAAGTGTAAAACCTTTTTTCATCTATTCACCTCCTTCGTTATGAACTTTCTTGCTAGCGGATCAACAGCAAAGCGTAGAAAATATAGATCGCGCCCAGGACCAGGATGACCCCGAAACTTTTGCGCGTCCCGTTGCCGATCTCACCGGTCGAGAGGAGCATTTGGTCGGCAATCCGGCTAATGGTCCCCAGCCAGTTCGGCAGGAAGAGGTAGAGAAGACCAAAGAAGATGATGACCGCCCCGACCAAGTGCAGCCACCAGAGTTCAGTATAGCTAAAGGCGACCGAAATGATCCAGCCGCCGGCAATAACCAGGAGGATCCCGGCCGGCATCCGGACCGCCATGACCGCGCCATCGACTTGAGCGACGGTCGCGTTAAGGACATTGCCGATACGACGGAGGGTCTCACCGGAAAAAAACAACAAGAGGCCGGTACACAAGCTAAGAACTCCAGCGGTGATTAATAATTCCATCTCTCTTTGGCTCCTTTTTTGAACGTAACGAAATTATAGCTCCCCCCCTCTCCTTGTCAAGGGGTAGATTACTAATTGGTCTTATAGACATTGATCAAGTCCCACATCGGCAGGAAAATGCCCAGAGCAAAAAGCAAAAGTATGAAACCGAGCCCGAAGATCAGCAACGGTTCGATCAGCGGCGTCAGGTTATCAATGGTGTAGTCGATCTCCCGGTCAAAATAATCGGCCGTCTTGCCGAGCATGTGCTCCAGCGTACCCGCCTTCTCCCCGATCGCGACCATGGAAATGGCGATCGGCGGGAAGACTTTGCTCCCCCGCATCGGTTCGGCCAGGCTTTTACCCTGTGAGACGGCGTTGCGAATATCGATGATCACGCGGGAGATGACCTTGTTATCGACCGTCGCCGCCGTCACGGTCAGCGCTTCCAGGATCGGAATACCCGAGGCGAGCATGGCCGAAAGCATCCGGCCAAAACGAGACAAGTAAATCTTGGAATAGAGCGGCCCGAAGACCGGGGTAGAAAGGATAAAGTGGTCCCAGCTGTAGCGCCCTTTCTCGGTGGCCAGGAACTTCCGGAAGAAATAAACGCCAGCGATCACCCCGCCCAGGACCCAATACCAAAAAGCGGAGATGAAAGTGTTCAGCCACATTAGAATTCTGGTCGGCAGGGGGAGGTCGGCCTTGAAGGCGGCGAAAAAGCTGGCGAATTTCGGTATAACATAGGTGGTCAGGATAACAAAGGCAATGCAGAGCGTCACCAGGACGATCAGCGGATAGCGGGTCGCCGCCTTGACCCGGTCGGACGTGGCAATATCCTTTTCGATCAGGTTGGAAACGCGGTCGAGCACGGACGGGAGGATACCGGCCTTCTCCCCAGCCCTGATCATGTTGACGACCAGCGAGGGAAAGACATCGTGGTATTTATCCAGCGCGTCGGAAAAGGTCAAGCCCCCTTCGATATCTTTCTTGACCTGGTAAACGATCGCGCGGAAAGTCCGGTTCATGATCTGTTCCGCCACCGCTTCCAAACTGCTAATGAGGGGGACCCCCGCATCGAGAGTTGAGGCCAACTGGCGGGTAAAGACGACCATCTCTTCGGGCCGGACCCGCTGGAACCTGGCCAGAACTTCGTCGAAGCGCGCCTGCAGGATGGAGTATTCTTCCTGGTCGATTGAGATCGGCATGTAACCAAGCTTCGCCAACTGGATCGCGACCCCTTTGGAGTTTTCCGCTTCCATGCGGCCGGTGGCCAGCACGCCGTATTTGTCCCTGGCCCGGTAATTAAAGTTAGTCAAGTTGCGTCACCCTGATCACTTCATCCAGGGTCGTCTTCCCTTCGAGCACTTTCAGGAGCCCGTCGTCGCGCAAGGTCCTCATCCCGGCGGCGATCGCCGCTGTCTTGATCTCTGACGAGGTCGCCTTACTTATTATAAGGTCCTGGACCTGCGTGGTCACGGTCAGCATCTCAAAGATCCCCAGCCGCCCTTTATATCCGGTGTTGCGGCAATGCTTGCACCCTTTTCCCTGGAAAAATTCTTGTTTTTTATCCGGGTCGAACCCGATCTTGACCAACACTTCCCGCGACGGCATAAAAGGGACCTTGCAGCGCGGGCAGATCGTCCGGACCAGCCGTTGGGCGATGACCGCGGCCACCGCCGAAGCGGTCAGAAAGGGTTCGATCCCCATGTCGACCAGCCTGGTCAGGGTGCCGGCGGCATCGTTGGTATGCAAGGTCGAAAAGACCAGGTGGCCGGTCAGCGCCGCCTGGATAGCGATGCGCGCCGTTTCCTGATCGCGGATCTCCCCGACCAGGATGACATCGGGGTCCTGGCGGAGCATCGCCCGGAGGGCGTTGGAGAACTCCAGGCCGGCTTTCACATTTATCTGCGACTGGCGGATCCCGGCCAGTTCGTATTCGACCGGATCTTCGATCGTCATGATATTCTTTTCCGGGGTCAGGATGCGGCTCAAAGTAGCGTAGAGGGTCGTTGTCTTACCGGAGCCGGTCGGACCGGTCACCAGGACGATGCCGTAAGGGCGTTTGACGATCTCTTCGAACTTGGCCAGGTTATCCGGGGAAAAACCGAGGTCTTCGAGGGAAAAGATAGCGTGGCTCTTGTCGAGCAGGCGCATGACGACCGCTTCACCGTAGATCGAGGGATAAGTGGAAACGCGGACATCGACCGCCTTGTTCTCGACCTTCAATTCAAAACGGCCATCCTGGGGAACGCGCGACTCGGCGATATCCATCTTCCCCATCACCTTGATGCGGGTCACGATCGAGGAAAAGATGTGCGAGGGGATAGAGGAAACTTCGTGCATCAAGCCGTCCACCCGATAGCGGACCCGGACACTTTTTTCCGTCGGCTCGATATGGACGTCGGAAGCGTTCTCGGCCAGCGCCCGCAGCACCAGCATATTGACCAATTTTATAACCGGCGCGTCCTCGGTCGCGGCGGCCGCCGCCGGCATTTGGACCGGCGTTCCCGCCGGGCTGATATCCTTGATCAGGTCCTCCACCGAACCGGCCACCCCATAGTACTGGCCGATCGCCGCTTCGATCTCCTTGGCAGTCGCCACCATCGGCTCAACGTCGCACTTGGTCTTGGTCCTGACCTCGTCCATCGCCAGCACGTCGAAGGGGTCGACCATCGCCACCGTCAAAACGTCACCGACCTTGAAGAGCGGGATCAGTTTATACTTGCGGGCCGAGGCGATCGGCACCAGGTTGACGATCTTCTGGTCGACCAGATAGCACGACAGGTCGACGCGGGGGATCTCCATCTCTTTTTCCAGGAAATTTATGAGGGTGTTCTCATCGACCAGGGACTTGCGCAGGATGCTCTTGATCAGCGACTCGCCGGTGCGGCG includes:
- the purD gene encoding phosphoribosylamine--glycine ligase: MKILVVGSGGREHALVWKIAQSPLAEKIYCAPGNAGTAELAENVPLQSDDIKGLLKFCREKKIDLTVVGPEVPLVAGIVDLFTKEGLRIFGPCQAAARIEGSKVFSKEFMIKYGIPTAQAGIFSKLPEALAYIEQMGAPLVVKADGLAAGKGVMVCQKKTEATLAVKLIMEKKEFGSAGDRVIIEECLVGEEASIIALTDGDSIIPLASSQDHKRINDGDKGPNTGGMGAYSPAPVVTEHLMSEIDVNVLKPFVNGMKQEGIVYQGVIYAGVMVTKKGPMVLEFNARLGDPETQPIMMRLKSDLVPIMEAIIDRKLDDRLIEWDERAAVCVVLAAGGYPGKYEKGLPIKGLDKIDQLDHVMVFHAGTGLGTRDQGPGTRAIVTNGGRVLGVTALGGSIKFAIDKAYQAVDLIKFKGMHYRKDIGKKALKYER
- the recJ gene encoding single-stranded-DNA-specific exonuclease RecJ — encoded protein: MKKWLLHKVPPAEVERLSTALKVSPLVASILVNRGLGDLARAELFLNPKLAQLRDPFEIPNIKTGAERVLLAKERGEKVLIYGDYDVDGVTGTAILVHTCKFLGLDVAHYIPHRYGEGYSLSLESVRKIEALGVKLIVTVDCGIASAKEVAEANRLGMAVVVTDHHNLPQELPPAVAVVNPKMISGEHPSKYLAGAGVAFKFAWALLKTAGVRDAVFLTSLLDLAALGTLADVVPLTDENRILAVGGLSLINERKRVGLKSLAEAASLRDKITVNNVYFALSPRLNAAGRLEHASHSLELLLTDDPEQAKKLAQGLNRINIRRQDIGVGIKEEVFAQLSAAYVAEHKLIVLSGQNWHPGVIGIIASQVVDAYSRPTVLIGINEGVGRGSARSVDGVNIFALLDSCRDLFLDFGGHEGAAGFSIAADNIPELKRRLKIKVEELIGPEQLLPTVEIDAELSPSQVSLGLVRELSRLAPFGEDNAEPLLLLRGMRLTERKKVGKGGKHLKARFERDGVTLETIGFGFGEIADSLVFQQPYDLAVNLESNEYNGFESVQLSLNDLREEK
- a CDS encoding type II secretion system protein; the encoded protein is MKKGFTLIELVMVIVILGILAATALPRFIDLSSKAKENAAKGTLGSIRAAVAIQYASNAAYGNASMPANITAALFHDGNLPVEPYSNVTTVNLGLTPEAGGTGWMYDSVNGRVWINNSAYSSY
- a CDS encoding type II secretion system F family protein translates to MTNFNYRARDKYGVLATGRMEAENSKGVAIQLAKLGYMPISIDQEEYSILQARFDEVLARFQRVRPEEMVVFTRQLASTLDAGVPLISSLEAVAEQIMNRTFRAIVYQVKKDIEGGLTFSDALDKYHDVFPSLVVNMIRAGEKAGILPSVLDRVSNLIEKDIATSDRVKAATRYPLIVLVTLCIAFVILTTYVIPKFASFFAAFKADLPLPTRILMWLNTFISAFWYWVLGGVIAGVYFFRKFLATEKGRYSWDHFILSTPVFGPLYSKIYLSRFGRMLSAMLASGIPILEALTVTAATVDNKVISRVIIDIRNAVSQGKSLAEPMRGSKVFPPIAISMVAIGEKAGTLEHMLGKTADYFDREIDYTIDNLTPLIEPLLIFGLGFILLLFALGIFLPMWDLINVYKTN
- a CDS encoding ATPase, T2SS/T4P/T4SS family, translated to MVDQSKSLRESLVRSGLLNECQVREAIDEGRRTGESLIKSILRKSLVDENTLINFLEKEMEIPRVDLSCYLVDQKIVNLVPIASARKYKLIPLFKVGDVLTVAMVDPFDVLAMDEVRTKTKCDVEPMVATAKEIEAAIGQYYGVAGSVEDLIKDISPAGTPVQMPAAAAATEDAPVIKLVNMLVLRALAENASDVHIEPTEKSVRVRYRVDGLMHEVSSIPSHIFSSIVTRIKVMGKMDIAESRVPQDGRFELKVENKAVDVRVSTYPSIYGEAVVMRLLDKSHAIFSLEDLGFSPDNLAKFEEIVKRPYGIVLVTGPTGSGKTTTLYATLSRILTPEKNIMTIEDPVEYELAGIRQSQINVKAGLEFSNALRAMLRQDPDVILVGEIRDQETARIAIQAALTGHLVFSTLHTNDAAGTLTRLVDMGIEPFLTASAVAAVIAQRLVRTICPRCKVPFMPSREVLVKIGFDPDKKQEFFQGKGCKHCRNTGYKGRLGIFEMLTVTTQVQDLIISKATSSEIKTAAIAAGMRTLRDDGLLKVLEGKTTLDEVIRVTQLD